A stretch of the Stigmatella aurantiaca genome encodes the following:
- a CDS encoding Hsp70 family protein — protein MNPAQLQVTDCPLDRVRPPEPATRSQGPVIAVDLGTTTCRVAVLKGAQAVCVPSGRADGTPSVVALASGGRMVTGSAARQQQASVPALATWAIKGLLAAPFGDPKMRWLYDQLRCQLVKGDDGLPAAVLGNRTFAARELAALLLIEARERAQNFLSQPVYRAVLTVPPTRKEDPLPQTMTAAAALAGLHVERVISEPTAVALGAFPRHPGKAERTAMVCDWGGGHFQASLVRYSARQCQVLATEGIGSLCGFELDKRVLERLLRMFPQGYRLAADRTNPAALYRMASAAEFAKIQLSEQPETRIRVPLAAVNAAGQAGDFEAVLTRKDLEAMAKPLIDSAIRLCEQVLGQKTLFPGDMDEVILVGEQCRMPLFRERIQEFFIQVPIRLDEPGQAAVLSAVRLGGNSTPPPSSPPRTMTPVPGRR, from the coding sequence ATGAACCCGGCGCAGCTCCAAGTCACCGATTGTCCCCTGGACCGGGTCCGGCCCCCAGAGCCCGCCACCCGCTCCCAGGGACCCGTCATCGCCGTGGACCTGGGCACGACGACGTGCCGTGTGGCCGTCCTCAAGGGGGCCCAGGCCGTGTGTGTCCCCTCGGGGCGCGCGGATGGGACGCCCTCGGTGGTGGCGCTGGCCTCCGGCGGGCGCATGGTGACGGGCTCCGCCGCCCGGCAGCAGCAGGCCTCCGTGCCCGCCCTGGCCACCTGGGCCATCAAGGGGCTGCTGGCGGCGCCGTTCGGCGATCCGAAGATGCGGTGGCTGTATGACCAGCTGCGCTGCCAGCTCGTGAAGGGCGACGATGGCCTGCCCGCGGCGGTGCTGGGCAACCGCACCTTCGCCGCGCGGGAGCTGGCCGCGCTGCTGCTCATCGAGGCCCGGGAGCGGGCCCAGAACTTCCTGAGCCAGCCCGTCTACCGGGCGGTGCTCACCGTGCCGCCCACGCGCAAGGAGGACCCGCTGCCGCAGACCATGACGGCGGCGGCGGCCCTGGCGGGGCTGCACGTCGAGCGGGTCATCTCCGAGCCCACCGCCGTGGCCCTGGGCGCCTTCCCCCGCCACCCGGGCAAGGCCGAGCGCACCGCCATGGTGTGCGACTGGGGCGGGGGCCACTTTCAGGCCTCGCTCGTGCGCTACTCGGCGCGGCAGTGCCAGGTGCTCGCCACGGAGGGCATTGGCTCGCTGTGCGGCTTCGAGCTGGACAAGCGCGTGCTGGAGCGGCTGCTGCGCATGTTCCCCCAGGGCTACCGGCTGGCGGCGGACCGGACCAACCCCGCGGCCCTCTACCGGATGGCCAGCGCGGCGGAGTTCGCGAAGATCCAGCTCTCGGAGCAGCCGGAGACCCGGATCCGGGTGCCCCTGGCCGCGGTGAATGCCGCGGGGCAGGCCGGCGATTTCGAGGCCGTCCTCACCCGGAAGGATCTGGAGGCCATGGCCAAGCCGCTCATCGACTCGGCGATCCGCCTGTGTGAGCAGGTGCTCGGCCAGAAGACCCTGTTCCCGGGGGACATGGACGAGGTGATTCTCGTGGGCGAGCAGTGCCGGATGCCCCTGTTCCGGGAACGCATCCAGGAGTTCTTCATCCAGGTGCCCATCCGCCTGGACGAGCCGGGGCAGGCCGCGGTCCTGAGCGCCGTGCGCCTGGGGGGCAACTCGACACCGCCCCCGTCTTCGCCTCCGCGCACCATGACCCCCGTGCCCGGCCGCCGCTAG
- the secF gene encoding protein translocase subunit SecF, producing the protein MQIIKNKTNIDFIGKRKIAVYISTVVNLAILVGIAIFGFNFGVDFAGGTVVELKFNHSISAADVRKRAEAGGLHDVSVQGIGSSGENTFLLRMGGVTQLTEQNAESAKAALEGLGSVSNVYPDLANGIINFRSASALTSQAIKDAVQKSGTGVQEVRELGAAQGGSGFDYQVVASGMADKVFSALSQGQGSQDFEQRRVDYVGPQVGKQLRNRGIMALVYAMFAILVYVAFRFDFKFGPGALLAMLHDVVMVAGFYLVSRREFNLTSIAALLTIVGYSVNDTIVIYDRIREDMNKFQGKPLAEVINIAINDTLGRTILTSGTTALSLVGLLIFGVGEIWDFAAAMLVGILVGTYSSVYIASPLTIWLDERAAAREPKAPMDPKTA; encoded by the coding sequence ATGCAGATCATCAAGAACAAGACGAACATCGACTTCATCGGCAAGCGGAAGATCGCCGTCTACATCTCCACGGTCGTGAACCTGGCCATCCTGGTGGGGATCGCCATCTTCGGCTTCAACTTCGGCGTCGACTTCGCGGGCGGCACCGTGGTGGAGCTGAAGTTCAACCACTCCATCTCGGCGGCCGATGTGCGCAAGCGCGCCGAGGCCGGCGGCCTGCACGACGTGTCGGTCCAGGGCATCGGCTCCTCGGGCGAGAACACGTTCCTGCTGCGCATGGGGGGCGTCACCCAGCTCACCGAGCAGAACGCGGAGTCCGCCAAGGCGGCCCTGGAGGGCCTGGGCTCCGTGAGCAACGTCTACCCGGACCTGGCCAACGGCATCATCAACTTCCGCTCGGCCTCCGCACTCACCTCTCAGGCCATCAAGGACGCGGTGCAGAAGTCGGGCACGGGCGTGCAGGAAGTGCGCGAGCTGGGCGCGGCGCAGGGCGGCAGCGGCTTCGACTACCAGGTGGTCGCCAGCGGCATGGCGGACAAGGTGTTCTCCGCGCTGAGCCAGGGCCAGGGGTCGCAGGACTTCGAGCAGCGGCGCGTGGACTACGTGGGCCCGCAGGTGGGCAAGCAGCTGCGCAACCGCGGCATCATGGCGCTGGTGTACGCGATGTTCGCCATCCTCGTGTACGTGGCGTTCCGGTTCGACTTCAAGTTTGGCCCCGGCGCGCTGCTGGCCATGCTCCATGACGTGGTGATGGTGGCCGGCTTCTATCTGGTGAGCCGGCGCGAGTTCAACCTCACCTCCATCGCGGCCCTGCTGACCATCGTCGGCTACTCGGTCAACGACACCATCGTCATCTACGACCGCATCCGCGAGGACATGAACAAGTTCCAGGGCAAGCCGCTGGCGGAGGTCATCAACATCGCCATCAACGACACCCTGGGCCGCACCATCCTCACCTCCGGCACCACCGCGCTGTCGCTGGTGGGTCTGCTCATCTTCGGCGTGGGCGAGATCTGGGACTTCGCCGCGGCGATGCTCGTCGGCATCCTCGTGGGCACCTACTCGTCCGTGTACATCGCCAGCCCGCTCACCATCTGGCTGGATGAGCGCGCCGCGGCCCGCGAGCCCAAGGCCCCGATGGACCCGAAGACGGCCTGA